In the Paludisphaera rhizosphaerae genome, one interval contains:
- the tsaE gene encoding tRNA (adenosine(37)-N6)-threonylcarbamoyltransferase complex ATPase subunit type 1 TsaE, giving the protein MNIRNGDDHLGIDLNDEADTETLGRALADVVSPGVVIGLVGNLGAGKTRLVRALAEALEVDPDAIASPTFVLIHEYEGTMPVYHFDVYRLPSPAAFEDLGPADYWSAGGVCLVEWADRVPDSLPPDAWWITLQAVDPTRRTVRITAPPSVRERLAALLEAAPH; this is encoded by the coding sequence ATGAACATTCGCAATGGCGACGACCACCTGGGGATCGACCTCAACGACGAGGCCGACACCGAAACGCTCGGCCGTGCTCTGGCCGACGTGGTGAGCCCAGGCGTGGTGATCGGCCTGGTGGGAAACCTGGGAGCCGGGAAAACGCGGCTCGTCCGGGCACTCGCCGAGGCGCTCGAGGTCGACCCCGACGCCATCGCCAGTCCGACCTTCGTCCTGATTCACGAGTACGAGGGGACGATGCCCGTCTACCACTTCGACGTCTACCGCCTCCCCTCCCCCGCCGCCTTCGAGGATCTCGGGCCGGCCGACTACTGGTCGGCCGGGGGGGTCTGTCTCGTCGAGTGGGCCGACCGCGTCCCCGACTCGCTCCCCCCCGACGCCTGGTGGATCACCCTTCAGGCCGTCGATCCAACCCGCAGAACCGTGCGAATCACCGCTCCTCCGAGCGTCAGGGAACGACTGGCCGCTCTTCTTGAAGCCGCTCCGCATTAG
- a CDS encoding glycerate kinase family protein, which translates to MRFLIAPDKFKGSLTASQAVEAIARGVRSADPSAEIVSVPMADGGEGVVEALVTATQGEFRVTRVTGPLGEPVQARYGLLGDGHTAVVEMAQAAGLVLVPKERRDPGKTTTRGVGELIREAVKTGARRIIVGIGGSATNDGGAGMAQALGYRLLDAQGREIGPGSGALADLDRIEPGDGAKALEGIEVAVACDVTNPLCGPKGASAVYGPQKGATPEMVARLDANLARLAEVVARDLGPRIADLPGSGAAGGLGGGLVAFAGGKLGPGIDLVVEAVGLNEAMQQTDLCLTGEGSLDAQSAFGKTAVGVARVARRHGVPCFALVGSIGEGAAECLDAGLTAYFPILPGPMDLDDAMARASELLGAAAEQVARGFLAGARAASRRSAGCE; encoded by the coding sequence ATGCGGTTCTTGATCGCCCCGGACAAGTTCAAGGGGAGCCTGACGGCCTCCCAGGCCGTCGAGGCGATCGCCCGAGGCGTCCGCTCAGCAGACCCCTCGGCGGAGATTGTGAGCGTTCCCATGGCCGACGGCGGCGAAGGCGTCGTCGAGGCACTGGTGACGGCCACCCAAGGCGAATTTCGAGTGACCCGCGTCACGGGCCCGCTCGGCGAGCCGGTACAGGCCCGTTACGGACTTCTTGGCGACGGCCACACAGCCGTTGTGGAGATGGCCCAGGCGGCGGGGCTGGTGCTCGTCCCGAAAGAACGTCGCGACCCGGGCAAGACCACGACCCGGGGCGTGGGCGAATTGATCCGCGAGGCCGTCAAAACCGGGGCGCGTCGCATCATCGTCGGCATCGGCGGCAGCGCGACCAATGACGGCGGCGCGGGGATGGCTCAGGCGCTCGGCTACCGCCTGCTCGACGCCCAGGGCCGTGAGATCGGCCCCGGCAGTGGTGCGCTTGCGGACCTCGACCGCATCGAACCGGGCGACGGCGCGAAGGCCCTCGAAGGCATCGAAGTGGCCGTCGCCTGCGACGTGACGAATCCCCTCTGCGGCCCGAAGGGCGCCTCTGCGGTCTACGGCCCTCAGAAGGGCGCAACCCCGGAGATGGTCGCGCGTCTCGACGCCAACCTCGCACGTCTGGCCGAAGTCGTCGCGCGCGATCTGGGACCCAGGATCGCCGATCTCCCCGGCTCGGGCGCGGCCGGCGGGCTTGGCGGCGGACTGGTCGCCTTCGCGGGCGGGAAGCTTGGGCCGGGGATCGACCTCGTCGTCGAGGCCGTCGGGCTCAACGAGGCAATGCAACAAACGGATCTCTGCCTGACCGGCGAGGGCTCGCTCGACGCTCAGAGCGCCTTCGGCAAGACGGCGGTGGGCGTCGCGCGCGTGGCCAGGCGGCATGGCGTTCCCTGCTTCGCCCTGGTCGGCTCGATCGGCGAAGGGGCGGCGGAATGCCTGGACGCTGGGCTGACCGCCTACTTCCCGATCCTTCCCGGGCCGATGGATCTCGACGACGCGATGGCCCGTGCCTCGGAGTTGCTCGGGGCGGCGGCCGAGCAAGTGGCGCGCGGCTTCCTCGCCGGTGCGCGGGCAGCTTCCCGGAGGAGCGCCGGTTGTGAGTGA
- a CDS encoding BaiN/RdsA family NAD(P)/FAD-dependent oxidoreductase, translated as MSLEADPLRYDVAVLGAGAAGLMAAARAAECGARVVLLEKNRKPGVKILMSGGTRCNVTNVGGLYNRGRITGPVDPAIDVAKRGDVRRIQAAFSPAAGAFLGPALRKFDVDRTVAMFEEEGVPLKVEANGKIFPASDRAVDVLAALMRRLERSGAEVRYLSPVQRLERVDDGFRIEPPTGALIAGRVILAIGGRSYPGCGTTGDGYAIAQAFGHTIVPPRPALVPLKVGTAWATELRGISLPDVVVSVHDSSGSKLLERREAILFTHAGLSGPAVMDVSREAAADAGDRRELRIDFFPDVAREEIDRRLQAGARKGKSAVASILSADLPHRLAECILDECGIPRSRTGPDLSRDERLRLASALKGLAMPVVGTLGYEKAEVTAGGVELAEVDGRTMESRIAPGLFLAGEVLDVDGWIGGYNFQAAWSTGWLAGESAAKGLT; from the coding sequence ATGTCGCTTGAGGCCGACCCCCTTCGGTATGACGTGGCCGTCCTCGGCGCGGGGGCCGCCGGCTTGATGGCCGCAGCGCGGGCCGCGGAGTGTGGGGCTCGCGTGGTTCTCCTGGAGAAGAACCGCAAACCCGGCGTGAAGATCCTGATGTCCGGCGGCACGCGTTGCAACGTGACCAACGTCGGCGGGCTGTACAACCGAGGCCGGATCACTGGTCCCGTCGACCCGGCGATCGACGTCGCCAAACGCGGCGACGTTCGGAGGATCCAGGCCGCCTTCAGCCCCGCGGCGGGCGCGTTCCTCGGTCCGGCCCTAAGAAAGTTCGACGTCGACCGGACCGTCGCCATGTTCGAGGAGGAGGGAGTCCCGCTGAAGGTCGAGGCTAACGGCAAGATCTTCCCGGCATCGGACAGGGCCGTCGACGTTCTGGCAGCGTTGATGAGGCGGTTGGAGCGCTCGGGGGCTGAGGTCCGATATCTCAGTCCCGTCCAGAGACTGGAGCGAGTCGATGACGGGTTCCGAATCGAGCCGCCAACTGGGGCGCTGATCGCGGGGCGGGTGATCCTGGCCATCGGCGGCCGATCGTATCCCGGTTGCGGCACGACGGGGGACGGCTACGCGATCGCCCAGGCGTTCGGACATACGATCGTTCCGCCGCGCCCGGCTCTCGTCCCTTTGAAAGTCGGAACCGCGTGGGCGACGGAGCTTCGCGGCATCAGCCTGCCGGACGTCGTGGTCTCGGTTCACGATTCGTCTGGGAGCAAGCTGCTGGAGCGTCGCGAGGCGATCCTCTTCACCCACGCCGGTTTGAGCGGGCCGGCGGTCATGGACGTGAGCCGGGAGGCGGCGGCCGACGCTGGCGATCGGCGCGAGCTTCGGATCGACTTCTTTCCCGACGTCGCCCGTGAGGAAATCGATCGACGCCTTCAGGCCGGGGCTCGGAAAGGAAAGTCGGCCGTCGCGTCGATCCTTTCGGCGGATCTCCCGCATCGGCTGGCGGAGTGCATCCTGGACGAGTGCGGGATCCCTCGGTCACGAACGGGGCCGGACCTTTCACGGGACGAGCGGCTACGGCTCGCCTCAGCGTTGAAGGGGCTGGCGATGCCCGTCGTCGGCACGTTGGGTTACGAGAAGGCCGAGGTGACGGCGGGGGGCGTCGAACTGGCGGAGGTCGACGGGAGGACGATGGAGAGTCGGATCGCGCCCGGGCTGTTCCTGGCGGGTGAGGTCCTCGACGTCGACGGCTGGATCGGGGGCTACAACTTCCAGGCCGCGTGGAGCACGGGCTGGCTGGCGGGGGAGTCGGCGGCGAAGGGCCTGACGTAA
- the thiL gene encoding thiamine-phosphate kinase, producing MSDQPLGEFGLIDWIRSRRSPLTAEQGVVADIGDDCATVRFRDPYTVVTTDMLMDGRHFILDRDGPEAAGYKAMGVNISDVAAMAATPRFATVAVALPRRDTVAIARGLDAGLRRMADRFSVHIIGGDTNAWDGPLVVCVTLLGETSHLEPARRSGAKVGDVVFVTGPLGGSLFRGRHLRPEPRVDEAGALLKAGPIHAMIDLSDGLSSDLGHILEESGGLGAVLDESAVPIHADAVDMAHEDGAPPLLHALNDGEDFELCFTVPPETADRLSTSPPQGLTLHRLGVITREPGVRLRSVDGRVSSVEPRGFDHFREADVR from the coding sequence GTGAGTGACCAACCCCTCGGCGAGTTCGGTCTGATCGACTGGATCCGCTCGCGACGCTCTCCGCTCACCGCCGAGCAAGGCGTCGTCGCCGACATCGGCGACGACTGTGCAACGGTCCGTTTTCGCGATCCCTATACGGTCGTGACCACGGATATGTTGATGGACGGCCGCCACTTCATCCTCGACCGCGACGGACCGGAGGCGGCCGGTTACAAGGCGATGGGAGTGAACATCTCCGACGTCGCCGCGATGGCCGCGACTCCCCGCTTTGCGACGGTCGCCGTCGCGTTGCCGAGGCGTGACACCGTGGCGATCGCCCGAGGGTTGGACGCGGGGCTCCGTCGCATGGCCGACCGGTTCTCGGTCCACATCATCGGCGGCGACACCAACGCCTGGGACGGCCCGCTCGTCGTATGCGTCACCCTGTTGGGGGAGACCTCGCATCTGGAACCGGCGAGGCGGTCCGGGGCGAAGGTCGGCGACGTCGTCTTCGTCACGGGTCCGCTCGGTGGCAGCCTTTTCCGAGGGCGCCACCTGCGTCCCGAGCCGCGCGTGGACGAAGCTGGGGCCTTGCTCAAGGCGGGCCCGATCCACGCCATGATCGACCTGTCCGACGGCCTCTCCTCAGACCTTGGGCACATCCTTGAAGAGAGCGGAGGCCTGGGAGCGGTCCTTGACGAATCGGCCGTACCGATTCATGCCGACGCCGTCGACATGGCACACGAGGACGGCGCTCCGCCGCTTCTTCACGCGTTGAACGACGGCGAGGACTTCGAGCTTTGCTTCACCGTCCCTCCCGAAACGGCCGACCGTCTGTCGACGAGTCCGCCCCAGGGTTTGACGCTGCATCGCCTGGGCGTCATCACGCGCGAGCCTGGCGTCCGCCTCAGATCGGTCGACGGCCGTGTTTCGTCAGTCGAGCCCCGGGGCTTCGACCACTTCCGGGAGGCCGACGTCCGATGA
- a CDS encoding Sua5/YciO/YrdC/YwlC family protein: MTASPSSPLWLDLSQCDDPRDAVHQAVACLAQGGVVGLATETVYCLAASALNPKGVARIRAQRGDAEPRPLTILVKGADEAADWIPGLPDVGARLARRSWPGPLALVFRRPGAEGLFARLPADVQAMISPEGDVALRCPEDLFMRHILQFCPAPLVLSLVRNADLTPATTAEPLRTMSGVDMAVDSGPTRLGRVATAVRIDEDRWTMIREGAIDEGTLTKRSGIILAFICTGNTCRSPMAEAICKVLLSRRLGCPIGELEKRGFLVVSAGVAASHGAPAASHAMEVLRTMGGSLDAHRSRPATLELVRQADHLFAMTGDHLDALLDAAPDVEPSARLLDPEGNDVPDPIGSDQITYRRTAEAIERMLIHRLNELGLPPASMLA; this comes from the coding sequence ATGACGGCCAGCCCATCTTCGCCCCTCTGGCTCGACCTGTCGCAATGCGACGACCCTCGTGACGCGGTGCATCAGGCGGTCGCCTGCCTGGCGCAAGGCGGCGTCGTCGGCCTTGCGACTGAGACGGTTTACTGCCTGGCCGCCAGCGCCCTCAACCCGAAGGGCGTCGCTCGGATTCGCGCCCAAAGGGGAGACGCCGAACCCCGGCCGCTGACGATCCTGGTCAAGGGCGCCGACGAGGCCGCCGACTGGATCCCAGGACTGCCCGATGTCGGCGCCCGACTCGCTCGCCGGTCCTGGCCCGGCCCGCTGGCGCTCGTCTTCCGTCGTCCCGGCGCCGAGGGCCTGTTTGCGCGCCTTCCGGCCGACGTCCAGGCCATGATCTCCCCGGAGGGAGACGTCGCGTTACGGTGCCCAGAAGACCTGTTCATGCGACACATCCTCCAGTTCTGCCCGGCTCCGCTGGTGCTCAGCCTGGTGCGCAACGCCGATCTCACTCCCGCCACGACCGCCGAACCGCTGCGCACCATGAGCGGCGTCGACATGGCGGTCGACTCAGGCCCGACGCGGCTCGGCCGAGTCGCCACCGCGGTCCGGATCGACGAGGATCGCTGGACGATGATCCGCGAAGGCGCCATCGACGAGGGGACGCTCACAAAACGCTCCGGGATCATCCTGGCCTTCATCTGCACCGGAAACACCTGCCGAAGCCCCATGGCCGAGGCGATTTGCAAGGTGCTCCTCTCCCGCCGCCTCGGCTGTCCGATCGGCGAGTTGGAGAAGCGTGGATTCCTGGTCGTCTCCGCCGGCGTGGCGGCGTCGCACGGCGCCCCAGCCGCATCGCACGCCATGGAGGTCCTCCGCACGATGGGGGGCTCGCTCGACGCCCACCGCAGCCGTCCCGCCACCCTTGAGCTGGTCCGCCAGGCCGATCACCTCTTCGCCATGACCGGCGACCACCTCGACGCACTTCTCGACGCCGCCCCCGACGTTGAACCATCCGCTCGACTCCTGGACCCGGAAGGGAACGATGTTCCCGATCCGATTGGTTCCGACCAAATCACCTATCGCCGCACCGCCGAAGCGATCGAGCGGATGCTCATCCATCGCCTTAATGAGCTTGGACTCCCCCCCGCTTCCATGCTCGCTTGA
- the argC gene encoding N-acetyl-gamma-glutamyl-phosphate reductase → MAEPVGVAVVGASGYAARELIQILLKHPSAKVTVATSRQDERLDALHPSLARRIDLTCEPFDADRVAEKAKFAFLALPHTASMAIVPSLRERGVRVIDLSADYRLNDAQVYEDWYGHAHTDAEGLETAVYGLPELFRSRIPSASLIANPGCYTSASILGLAPLVAKNLVERNSIVIDAKSGVSGGGRSPKLNFHFPECNESVSAYSVGRHRHTPEIDQILSTAAGGGDPVEVLFTPHLIPMDRGIFATIYARPLGTAVEHDLIELYRSFYADSPFVRVVTHLPGTKDSAYTNFCDITVRVVRGRILVLSCLDNLIKGAAGVAVQNFNLMIGAPETAALF, encoded by the coding sequence GTGGCGGAACCTGTCGGCGTGGCGGTGGTCGGGGCCTCGGGATACGCGGCCCGCGAACTGATCCAGATCCTGCTGAAGCATCCGTCGGCGAAGGTGACGGTCGCCACCTCGCGCCAGGACGAGCGGCTCGACGCGCTCCACCCCAGCTTGGCCAGGCGAATCGACCTGACCTGCGAGCCGTTCGACGCCGATCGCGTGGCCGAGAAGGCCAAGTTCGCCTTTCTGGCCCTGCCGCACACGGCGAGCATGGCGATCGTCCCGTCGCTCCGCGAGCGCGGCGTCCGCGTGATCGATTTGAGCGCCGATTATCGACTGAACGACGCCCAGGTCTATGAGGACTGGTACGGCCACGCCCACACGGACGCCGAGGGTCTCGAAACGGCCGTCTACGGCCTGCCCGAGTTGTTCCGCAGCCGGATTCCGTCGGCCTCGCTGATCGCCAATCCCGGCTGTTACACCTCGGCGAGCATTCTGGGCCTTGCGCCGCTGGTCGCGAAAAACCTCGTCGAGCGAAACAGCATCGTCATCGACGCCAAGAGCGGCGTTTCGGGGGGCGGGCGGTCGCCGAAGCTCAACTTCCACTTCCCCGAATGCAATGAGAGCGTCTCGGCCTACAGCGTCGGCAGACACCGCCACACGCCGGAGATCGACCAGATTCTCTCCACGGCGGCCGGCGGCGGCGACCCGGTCGAGGTGCTCTTCACGCCTCATTTGATCCCCATGGACCGCGGCATCTTCGCCACGATCTACGCCCGGCCGTTGGGAACGGCCGTCGAGCACGACCTGATCGAGCTTTACCGCTCGTTCTACGCCGACAGCCCCTTCGTCCGCGTGGTCACCCACCTGCCGGGGACGAAGGACTCGGCCTACACCAACTTCTGCGACATCACGGTTCGCGTCGTCCGAGGTCGGATCCTCGTCCTTTCCTGCCTGGACAACCTCATCAAGGGGGCTGCCGGCGTGGCCGTGCAGAACTTCAACCTGATGATCGGTGCCCCCGAAACGGCCGCCCTATTCTGA
- a CDS encoding ABC transporter ATP-binding protein codes for MDLIEFQDVSIQFRHQRVLRGLNLTIRRGETVCVIGESGCGKTVLLKLIIGLLKPTSGRILFEGRDVAAMTPGELVKLRLRFGFLFQMAALFDSLSVYDNVAFGLREHSVCGEDEVAKIVAERLQDVGLPQGLERKKPAELSGGQRKRVGLARALALDPEVMLYDEPTTGLDPIMTDVINELILQTQGGGHKTGIIVTHEMRTVTKVADRVVMFFPLARLGRGEPQLIYDGPPQGLEDAPDSRVRQFVRGEAGERLRELAAQNRAES; via the coding sequence ATGGACCTGATCGAATTCCAGGACGTCTCCATCCAGTTCCGCCATCAGCGCGTTCTGCGAGGTCTGAACCTGACGATCCGCCGGGGCGAAACGGTCTGCGTCATCGGCGAGAGCGGCTGCGGCAAGACGGTCCTTCTGAAGCTCATCATCGGGCTGCTCAAGCCCACCAGCGGTCGGATCCTCTTTGAGGGCCGCGACGTGGCCGCAATGACTCCGGGAGAGCTGGTCAAGCTTCGGCTCCGCTTCGGCTTCCTCTTCCAGATGGCGGCCCTCTTCGACAGCCTCAGCGTCTACGACAACGTCGCGTTCGGCCTCCGCGAGCACTCCGTCTGCGGCGAGGACGAGGTCGCCAAGATCGTGGCCGAGCGGCTGCAGGACGTCGGACTTCCCCAGGGCCTCGAACGCAAGAAGCCTGCCGAGCTTTCCGGCGGCCAGCGCAAGCGCGTGGGCCTCGCCCGGGCGCTGGCCCTGGATCCCGAGGTCATGCTCTACGACGAGCCGACGACGGGCCTGGACCCGATCATGACCGACGTCATCAACGAGCTGATCCTCCAGACCCAGGGGGGCGGCCACAAGACGGGGATCATCGTCACCCATGAGATGCGCACGGTGACCAAGGTCGCCGACCGCGTCGTGATGTTCTTTCCGCTCGCTCGGCTGGGTCGGGGCGAGCCGCAGTTGATCTACGACGGCCCTCCCCAGGGTTTGGAGGACGCCCCCGACTCGCGCGTCCGCCAGTTCGTTCGCGGCGAGGCCGGAGAGCGGCTCCGCGAATTGGCGGCCCAGAATCGAGCGGAGAGCTGA
- a CDS encoding MlaD family protein: protein MNERVMQFRLGMFVIVAGLVLTMLVVWFGESPQLLRERGYIRVHYSEAPGVQQGVAVRKSGIRVGEVVDIVFDDRPNQPDGVLVTLALESQYKIRKGSIPKLTRSLIGDVTVDLLPGEGEGLLETSSSPTDAPIIEGEVATDPSKALQAATRVFENAGDTLKTIQEAAAGLSKLSASAGKLDGFLDTWSTTGKDLSTASVGIRSFIDENQAGVKKTLKNIQEVSDSLNSTLDAPTQDALKTAIAKLSTASGRLDGALADASPLMKDLGSAVDRTPTTDLGQTIRRINRIASDMELLSNALRNKQGGLNTAGSLQRLLTQGDLYENLNTMAVSANQALAQLRLALVSFREFADKVSRNPGAIAKGALQP from the coding sequence ATGAACGAACGCGTCATGCAGTTTCGGCTCGGGATGTTCGTCATCGTGGCGGGCCTCGTCTTGACCATGCTCGTCGTCTGGTTCGGCGAATCTCCCCAACTCCTCCGCGAACGCGGATACATCCGCGTCCACTACTCGGAGGCCCCCGGCGTGCAGCAGGGAGTGGCCGTCCGCAAGAGCGGCATTCGGGTCGGCGAGGTCGTCGACATCGTCTTCGACGACCGACCGAACCAGCCCGACGGCGTCCTGGTCACCCTGGCTCTGGAAAGCCAGTACAAGATCCGCAAGGGATCGATCCCCAAGCTGACGCGCTCGCTCATCGGCGACGTCACGGTCGACCTCCTTCCCGGCGAAGGCGAAGGCCTGCTGGAGACCAGTTCTTCCCCCACCGACGCGCCGATCATCGAGGGCGAAGTCGCCACCGATCCCTCGAAGGCGCTCCAGGCCGCGACCCGCGTCTTCGAGAACGCCGGCGACACCCTGAAAACGATCCAGGAAGCCGCCGCCGGGCTCTCCAAGCTCTCGGCCAGCGCCGGCAAGCTTGACGGGTTCCTCGACACCTGGAGCACCACCGGCAAGGATCTGTCGACGGCCTCTGTCGGCATCCGCAGCTTCATCGACGAGAACCAGGCCGGCGTGAAGAAGACGCTGAAGAACATCCAGGAGGTCTCCGACAGCCTCAACAGCACCCTCGACGCGCCGACGCAGGACGCGCTCAAAACGGCGATCGCCAAGCTCTCAACCGCCTCCGGACGCCTCGACGGCGCGCTCGCCGACGCCTCCCCCTTGATGAAGGACCTGGGCTCGGCCGTTGATCGGACGCCGACGACCGACCTCGGCCAGACGATCCGCCGAATCAACCGGATCGCCTCCGACATGGAGTTGCTCTCGAACGCCCTGCGCAACAAGCAAGGAGGGCTGAACACGGCGGGCTCGCTCCAGCGACTGCTGACGCAGGGGGACCTGTACGAGAACCTCAACACGATGGCCGTCTCCGCGAATCAGGCCCTGGCCCAACTCCGCCTGGCGCTTGTCTCGTTCCGCGAGTTCGCCGACAAGGTCTCGCGCAATCCGGGGGCCATCGCCAAGGGCGCCTTGCAACCCTGA
- the csrA gene encoding carbon storage regulator CsrA — MLVLSRKSGEAIQIGSDIRIVVAKIEGHQVRIGIEAPSSVSIKRQEICFELPSEREAERLMQAVSA; from the coding sequence ATGCTGGTCCTGAGCAGGAAGTCGGGCGAGGCCATCCAGATCGGCTCGGACATCCGGATCGTGGTCGCGAAGATCGAGGGCCATCAGGTCCGCATCGGCATCGAGGCCCCGTCGAGCGTCTCCATCAAGCGTCAGGAGATCTGCTTCGAGCTGCCGAGCGAGCGCGAAGCCGAGCGGCTCATGCAGGCGGTCAGCGCTTGA
- a CDS encoding zinc-dependent alcohol dehydrogenase family protein, protein MDRSAEAHAALWYRRFGPPAEVLSLEQADRPARIPGRVRVQMTAAPINPSDLIPITGAYRHRVEPPQVAGYEGVGVIVEADDTHLLGRRALPLRGEGTWQTSVQVVPERLILVPDDISDDVAARAYINPLAALLMLERWPATDRRILLTGGGSSCARLLGAWALADGAREVVAVHRSPGHSAALAGLGFRPIAEDDLALPAIARGCDLVFDAVGGNVAASILPYMARGDFVSYGLLSGQPFGWRTDGVRIHRFHLRDGFESMADSVWRGWFDRLWPRLRVAPMPAVRRFPIEEWRAALAAFDEPGRSFKPLLEFGSE, encoded by the coding sequence ATGGACCGGTCGGCCGAAGCCCACGCGGCGCTCTGGTACCGCCGCTTCGGCCCGCCGGCCGAGGTCCTCTCGCTTGAGCAAGCTGATCGGCCGGCTCGCATCCCGGGACGCGTCCGCGTTCAGATGACGGCCGCGCCGATCAACCCTTCCGATCTCATCCCCATCACGGGCGCCTATCGCCATCGCGTTGAGCCGCCGCAGGTCGCCGGCTACGAAGGCGTGGGCGTGATCGTCGAGGCCGACGACACCCACTTGCTCGGTCGTCGGGCTCTTCCGCTTCGCGGAGAGGGCACCTGGCAGACTTCCGTCCAGGTCGTTCCCGAGCGGCTCATCCTCGTGCCCGACGACATTTCAGACGATGTCGCCGCGCGAGCCTACATCAATCCGCTCGCAGCCCTGCTGATGCTGGAGCGGTGGCCAGCGACCGATCGGCGGATTCTGCTGACGGGCGGCGGTTCGTCGTGTGCGCGACTGCTCGGCGCGTGGGCGCTCGCCGATGGCGCCCGCGAGGTGGTCGCCGTTCATCGCTCGCCCGGCCATTCTGCCGCACTCGCCGGCCTGGGCTTTCGCCCGATCGCGGAGGACGATCTCGCGTTGCCCGCGATTGCTCGTGGGTGCGACCTCGTCTTCGATGCCGTGGGAGGAAACGTCGCGGCCTCGATCCTCCCTTACATGGCGCGCGGCGACTTCGTCTCCTACGGCCTGCTTTCGGGCCAGCCGTTTGGGTGGCGAACCGACGGGGTGAGGATCCACCGGTTCCACCTTCGCGACGGCTTCGAGAGCATGGCGGACTCGGTCTGGCGCGGCTGGTTCGATCGGCTTTGGCCGCGACTTCGCGTCGCCCCCATGCCGGCTGTGCGCCGCTTTCCCATCGAAGAATGGCGAGCGGCGCTGGCGGCCTTCGACGAGCCTGGGAGGAGTTTCAAACCGTTGCTGGAGTTTGGATCAGAATAG
- a CDS encoding HPF/RaiA family ribosome-associated protein, whose product MHIHVITDNHIHAGEHLVAGITQGLQDSFQRFEHQLTRLDVHLADVNGPKGAGNDKRCLIEARLAGHQPIVASHQAATVDESVDGASEKLFRAIETTLGRLHHAKGNQTSAGGDQVI is encoded by the coding sequence ATGCATATTCACGTCATCACCGACAACCACATCCACGCCGGCGAGCATCTCGTCGCAGGCATCACCCAGGGGCTTCAGGACTCGTTCCAGCGGTTCGAGCACCAGCTCACCCGCCTGGACGTCCACCTGGCCGACGTCAACGGCCCGAAGGGTGCCGGCAACGATAAGCGTTGTCTCATCGAGGCCCGCCTCGCCGGCCACCAGCCGATCGTCGCCAGCCACCAGGCCGCCACGGTCGACGAGTCGGTCGACGGCGCGTCGGAAAAGCTCTTCCGCGCCATCGAGACGACCCTGGGACGCCTCCACCACGCCAAGGGGAATCAGACCTCGGCTGGCGGGGATCAGGTGATTTGA
- a CDS encoding MlaE family ABC transporter permease, whose translation MAVLGPEAESVGGPETAVHRLGRHVFDKVAEVGDVASFSFKTLSWVARRRPRWSVMVPIFYAVGVQSVSVVAITGTFIGMVLAVQAYDQFKLMGLATKMGSVINSSLVKELGPVLAATMLAGRVGSSMSAELGTMRVTEQIDALRALGTDPIYYLVTPRFLACLLLIPLLTLMADFMGVIGGAAICTQVMGVDSFAYWANSRAFVEGLDILCGVLKSFFFGAAIALISCHRGFNSSAGAEGVGKAATEAFVFSFMAILFLDFVLGLAWNTAYRSIWPQSTGLL comes from the coding sequence GTGGCGGTTCTCGGTCCCGAGGCGGAGTCTGTTGGAGGCCCGGAGACGGCCGTCCATCGCCTGGGTCGACACGTCTTCGACAAGGTCGCCGAGGTCGGCGACGTCGCCTCCTTCTCGTTCAAAACTCTCAGTTGGGTCGCCCGGCGTCGTCCGCGATGGTCGGTGATGGTGCCGATCTTCTACGCCGTGGGTGTTCAGAGCGTCTCGGTCGTCGCGATCACCGGCACCTTCATCGGCATGGTGCTGGCCGTCCAGGCTTACGACCAGTTCAAGCTGATGGGCCTCGCGACGAAGATGGGCTCGGTAATCAACAGCTCCCTCGTCAAGGAGTTGGGGCCGGTGCTCGCGGCGACGATGCTCGCCGGCCGCGTCGGATCGTCGATGTCCGCCGAGTTGGGGACCATGAGGGTCACCGAACAGATCGACGCTCTTCGAGCGTTGGGGACCGACCCGATCTACTACCTGGTGACGCCCCGATTCCTGGCCTGTCTCCTGCTGATCCCGCTGCTGACGCTCATGGCCGACTTCATGGGGGTCATCGGAGGAGCGGCGATCTGCACCCAGGTCATGGGGGTTGATTCGTTCGCCTACTGGGCGAATTCGCGAGCCTTCGTCGAGGGTCTGGACATCCTCTGCGGCGTCCTGAAGAGCTTCTTCTTCGGGGCGGCGATCGCGCTGATCAGTTGTCATCGCGGCTTCAACTCCAGCGCTGGGGCCGAGGGAGTGGGCAAGGCCGCGACCGAGGCCTTCGTCTTCTCGTTCATGGCGATCCTCTTCCTGGACTTCGTCCTCGGCCTGGCCTGGAATACCGCCTACCGTTCGATCTGGCCGCAAAGTACGGGACTGCTATGA